The segment TTGATATCCATATCGTGTCCACCGATCGGACGTTAAAAAGCGCGAATGCGAATGATACCACCTACGAAAAGGGTGTGCGCGGCTTCCTCCGGCAGGACGATGACGGCTATCGACTTAGTTTTACAAGATCGAAAAACAACCTCTATGAAGGTATTTTCTATAAAGAAATCGGAACCGATTTTAACAATGGCGTGTTTAAATTCGTAAATAACGAGGGAAAAACGTGCCAGGTTCATGTAACAGAGGACAACGTAACAGCATTAATGAAAGAACCACCAAATATAAAATAAATGGATTGGCTACCTTATGCGCACACGCTAAAGGTAGCCTTATTTTTCATTCATATAGTTTAGGAACTCTGCTTGAAAATATCGGTACATCCTTCCTGATTTTAGGAACGAGTTCCAACGAGAGTGTTTCCACGATTGTCTCTTCCTCTGTTCCACTGCCAGCCTTCAAAACATTACCCCATGGATCGATAACCATGGAATTTCCGGAAAAATCAACCCCATCATAGCTGCCGATACGATTGCTGGAAACCACATACATTTGATTCTCGATTGCTCTAGCTACCTGCAATGCCTTCCAATGTTCTTTTCTAGCGGTTGGCCACTGGGCAACTACATATAAAATTTGCACGTCCTGCAGTGCCAAACTTCTGGCCAATTCAGGAAAACGAAGGTCATAGCAAATAATCAGTCCCATTTTCACCCCACCTAATTCGAAAACCTGCACCTTCTCTTTGCCGCCTGTTAAATAGCGCGGTTCATCCAGCATGGGGACAAGATGGATTTTGTCATATTGATAGATCACATTGCCTCGGTCGTCAATTACGATGCTAGAATTATAGATTCCGTCCTCTTT is part of the Virgibacillus sp. NKC19-16 genome and harbors:
- a CDS encoding carbon-nitrogen family hydrolase translates to MKHAVYQMDIIAGDPGANRLKVEKWVNRTVKEEQPDIIVLPEMWTTGYTLAELEKLADVDGEPTTSFLKNMASRHNINIIGGSIANKKEDGIYNSSIVIDDRGNVIYQYDKIHLVPMLDEPRYLTGGKEKVQVFELGGVKMGLIICYDLRFPELARSLALQDVQILYVVAQWPTARKEHWKALQVARAIENQMYVVSSNRIGSYDGVDFSGNSMVIDPWGNVLKAGSGTEEETIVETLSLELVPKIRKDVPIFSSRVPKLYE